A genomic segment from Legionella quinlivanii encodes:
- a CDS encoding acyltransferase family protein, with the protein MTAAIPTDKSPPRLLSLDVFRGITVALMILVNSPGNPQSYGFLTHSHWNGCSLADLVFPFFIFIVGVSAVFSIQSSRSRLQTEQLLLKILKRSIMLFLCGLLLNAIPHFSWETLRIPGVLQRIAICYFFTAVLELSTSIRFQVALTVMILIAYWLFMAYFPVPGAVVGSLTQESNLAAYVDRLLIPTAHLYHPLYDPEGILSTFPAISTALLGNLTAHILLGTREKNRLCILIILGLLLCVFGWCWGHWFPINKSLWSSSFVLWTGGLAILAFSFCYWLIDLKKKQKACGLFKFWGANALSLYVFHIVFLKLQFLIHIEREGQMLNFKNYLTQLAFGWTSPEMASLLYAVIYLAFCSFSIAFYRDWKSKRASRVSIAT; encoded by the coding sequence TCGCTTGATGTCTTCCGCGGAATCACAGTGGCGTTGATGATCCTCGTCAATAGCCCGGGAAATCCGCAAAGTTACGGATTTCTGACTCATTCTCATTGGAACGGCTGCAGTCTGGCCGATCTGGTATTTCCTTTTTTCATTTTTATAGTGGGTGTTTCTGCCGTATTCTCAATTCAGTCCAGCCGCTCCCGATTGCAGACCGAACAATTGCTCCTGAAGATTTTAAAACGCAGTATCATGCTGTTTCTATGTGGATTATTACTCAACGCAATCCCTCATTTTTCCTGGGAAACGCTAAGAATTCCAGGCGTATTACAGCGCATCGCCATCTGTTATTTCTTCACGGCCGTATTAGAACTTTCAACCAGTATACGCTTTCAAGTGGCTCTTACCGTGATGATTTTAATAGCTTATTGGCTCTTCATGGCCTATTTTCCGGTGCCGGGAGCAGTAGTTGGCAGTTTAACTCAGGAATCCAATCTGGCGGCCTATGTGGATAGGCTGCTTATTCCAACGGCGCATTTATATCACCCACTTTATGATCCCGAAGGAATTTTATCGACCTTTCCGGCCATCAGCACAGCCTTGCTTGGTAATCTAACTGCTCATATCCTTCTCGGCACCAGAGAAAAAAATCGGCTTTGTATACTGATTATATTGGGATTGTTGCTTTGTGTTTTTGGCTGGTGCTGGGGGCATTGGTTTCCTATAAACAAGAGCCTGTGGTCAAGCTCCTTTGTTTTGTGGACTGGCGGCCTGGCTATTTTAGCGTTTAGCTTTTGCTATTGGCTCATTGATTTGAAGAAAAAGCAGAAAGCATGCGGGCTCTTTAAATTTTGGGGAGCGAATGCTTTAAGTTTGTACGTATTTCACATCGTCTTTCTCAAGCTGCAATTTCTGATTCATATTGAAAGAGAAGGCCAGATGCTTAATTTCAAAAACTATCTGACGCAACTGGCTTTTGGATGGACCTCTCCTGAAATGGCCTCATTGCTCTATGCAGTCATCTATCTTGCCTTTTGTAGTTTCTCCATCGCTTTCTACAGGGACTGGAAAAGCAAGAGAGCTTCCCGAGTATCCATTGCCACCTGA
- a CDS encoding SulP family inorganic anion transporter, with protein MIAILEAYRAGLLNRKFWLSNIISGSIVGVVALPLAMAFAIASGAKPEQGIYTAIVAGFLVSVFGGSRLQIAGPTGAFIVILSGITAKYGIDGLQIATIMAGFMLFFLGLARLGVIIKFIPDPVIVGFTAGIAVIIWVGQWKDFFGLPAISGEHFHQKLWQLIQALPQFHLTTTLLALFSLAVLIIAPRISFLKRIPAPLIALVIATALQAIFQFDGVNTIGKAFGGIPQGLPSLNFPPVTTARIIELIGPTFTIAMLGAIESLLSAVVADGMAGTKHNSNQELIGQGVANIVAPFLGGFAATGAIARTATNIRNGGTSPLSGIVHALMLVLIILVLAPLAVNVPLAVLAAILFVVSWNMSEARHFIKMLKQAPRADIVILLVTFALTIFADLVIAVNIGVILAVLHFVRRMASSVEVREADEKDIQKELKDNGIEKLPAGTQVYTVEGPFFFAAVENFEHALAATHTDPKVLIIHLRWVPFIDITGLQTLKEAIGNLKRRGVKVILSGANTRVTHKLEKAGVNDLIGSENIMPDISKAIAASL; from the coding sequence ATGATTGCCATCCTTGAAGCGTATCGTGCCGGATTATTAAACCGCAAATTCTGGTTGTCCAATATTATATCAGGCTCTATTGTAGGTGTTGTGGCCTTACCTTTAGCAATGGCATTTGCTATCGCGTCCGGGGCGAAGCCAGAGCAGGGCATTTACACGGCGATCGTTGCCGGGTTTCTCGTTTCTGTATTTGGCGGCAGCCGTTTACAAATCGCCGGACCAACCGGTGCTTTTATCGTTATCCTTTCTGGCATTACCGCTAAATACGGCATTGATGGTCTGCAGATTGCCACCATTATGGCGGGTTTTATGCTGTTCTTTTTAGGACTGGCCCGTCTGGGAGTAATCATCAAATTTATCCCTGATCCAGTGATTGTCGGATTTACAGCAGGGATAGCTGTTATTATCTGGGTTGGACAATGGAAGGACTTTTTTGGTTTACCAGCGATTTCGGGTGAACATTTTCATCAAAAACTTTGGCAATTAATTCAAGCCTTACCGCAATTCCATCTGACAACTACCCTGCTTGCTCTTTTTTCTCTGGCAGTGCTTATCATTGCACCGCGTATATCTTTTTTAAAGCGTATCCCCGCTCCGTTGATCGCATTGGTTATTGCCACTGCTTTGCAAGCCATCTTTCAGTTTGACGGTGTTAACACAATTGGTAAGGCGTTTGGCGGGATTCCGCAAGGCTTGCCTTCACTTAATTTTCCTCCGGTCACAACAGCAAGGATTATTGAACTGATTGGTCCGACGTTCACTATTGCCATGCTAGGAGCCATTGAGTCTCTTTTGTCTGCTGTGGTAGCAGACGGAATGGCAGGTACAAAACATAATTCTAATCAGGAGCTGATAGGGCAAGGTGTGGCCAATATTGTCGCACCGTTTTTGGGCGGATTTGCTGCCACCGGCGCTATCGCGCGAACAGCGACCAACATTCGTAATGGTGGAACCAGTCCTTTATCCGGAATAGTTCATGCGCTAATGCTGGTGCTGATTATTCTGGTGCTGGCTCCGCTGGCGGTCAATGTGCCTCTGGCGGTTCTGGCGGCCATTTTATTTGTCGTTTCCTGGAATATGAGTGAAGCCCGTCATTTCATCAAAATGCTTAAGCAGGCTCCGCGCGCGGATATTGTCATTCTCCTGGTCACTTTTGCACTGACCATTTTTGCTGATTTGGTGATTGCGGTAAATATTGGGGTGATTCTGGCGGTGTTGCATTTTGTTCGCCGTATGGCCTCCAGTGTTGAAGTTCGTGAGGCGGATGAAAAAGATATCCAGAAGGAACTAAAAGATAATGGCATTGAAAAACTGCCAGCGGGCACTCAGGTTTATACAGTCGAAGGTCCTTTCTTTTTTGCAGCGGTTGAAAATTTCGAACATGCGCTGGCCGCTACACATACCGACCCCAAAGTGCTGATCATCCATTTGCGCTGGGTGCCATTTATTGATATCACCGGTTTGCAAACCTTGAAAGAAGCGATTGGCAATCTTAAGCGCCGCGGTGTGAAAGTTATTCTTTCCGGAGCGAACACACGGGTGACTCACAAACTGGAAAAAGCGGGAGTGAATGATTTGATTGGCTCGGAGAATATAATGCCAGATATCAGTAAGGCGATTGCCGCCTCGCTTTAG
- the yacG gene encoding DNA gyrase inhibitor YacG, with protein MQKSKKINCPICGKTNTWKPENSFRPFCSERCKLIDLGEWAFETRRIPGAPLPPQSTDGGEDDFS; from the coding sequence ATGCAAAAATCAAAAAAAATTAACTGCCCCATCTGCGGCAAAACGAATACCTGGAAGCCGGAAAACAGCTTTCGCCCTTTTTGCTCGGAGCGCTGTAAATTAATTGATTTAGGCGAATGGGCCTTTGAAACCCGCAGAATCCCCGGCGCTCCGCTCCCTCCACAGTCAACCGATGGCGGCGAGGATGATTTTTCATAG